GACACcgttgactatcattataaaatatgttgcgcgacattttgttgctcaACTTATTGTtgccttaggctagggctacacagcgacaataaggctacgtctacacaacgacatttgtcgcgcgacaatttttataatggcagtctatggtgtcgcactgcaacatgctgcgactgcgacgcaacagtcggagaaaatccatttgagatggatttttctgcgactgttgcgtcgcagtcgaagcatgttgcatgttgcagtgcgacaccatagactgccattataaaaattgtcgcgcgacttattgtcgtcatgTAGACCTGGCCTTAGGCTACTGTAGGGCTACATAGCGAATTCTTGTTGCCAAaaagtcatgtgacatttttataatgatagacaCGACCATCCAAGTTGTATTTTTGTGTAACACcgttgactatcattataaaatatgttgcgcgacattttgttgccttaggctagggctacacagcgacaATAAGGCAACGTCTacgcgacgacatttgtcgcgcaacaatttttataatggcagtctatggtgtcgagatggatttttttgcgactgttgcgtcgcgacaccatagactgccattataaaaatgtgTTGCGCGacgttagtgcaacaaaatgttgcgttacaaatgttgcagtgtagttgtgccctatctgtcgcacgACTTAttatcgcgcgacaaatgtcgccgtgtagacgtagcctatggGTTCAACTACACTGCAACGTTTTTTTGTAATGaatgtcaatggtgtcgcaccgcAACACGCTGTTACTGTGACACGACAGTTGCAGCATGTTGCGGTGCGACggcattgactatcattacaaaaaaacgttgcagtgtagttgtctcCTTATCgtcgctgtgtagccctagcctaaggcaACAATAAGTtgagcaacaaaatgtcgcgcaacatATTTTATAATGATAGCCAACGGTGTCACACAAAAAtacaacttggatggattttttttttgcaactgtcgtgtctatcattataaaaatgtcacatgactttTTGGCAACAAGAATTCGCTATGTAGCCCTACAGTAGCCTAAATGTGCTCCCATGATGTCTCCAGGTGAGGGTGATCGGACATAACTCCAGGCTTTACCTTGCTGATTGGGAACGTTCTCTGCTCCACCCATATCCACCTCCTATATCAGCAGCTGAGCTCCCCTCAGACACATCCAGACATGGAGGTGAGGAGAAGACTTCTCCTGGGGCTGCTCTCTGTACTGGGGATTGCAGTACAAGCTTCTGATGTCTCCAGTCAGAACCAgttgcctccattttgtcacaaCTATGACTGTCCAAAGTACTGGCTGGTGAAAGAATATGCTGTAAGTGTGGGGGAGGGGTGGTGGAGCCATCATGTCTTCTAGTTGTGGATTCACTTATTAGTTATGATTTTCACCTAATGTTCTAAAATGATCAGTTCTCTTCTGTCAATTGGTAGAACCTCCTGTGGTGTCCTAGTCTCTGTATCTGTAACTGGTGCTCATTGGGTGCACCTCTCGCGGCCTGTGCTCTTGGAGTGAAAACTACTCCGGCCCTTGACTGGAATGGTTCTCCTTCTTATGCCCACTTCCAGCTGTAAAGACTGTAGATCTGTCAGGGCTAGGCTTGAGTGAGTTgtgctttggatcatagatccaaagttgacTCATTCaaaaacatatggggtcattcatcaaactggtgtaaaatagaactggcttaattgcccctagcaaccaatcagattccacctcttttccaaaggagctatgaaaggtggaatctggttgctattggcaactaagccagcttaACTTTACACCAGTTGGATAACTCTCCCTTAGTTTTTATTGCTGTTTCTATACAGTGTTAAAATGTATTGTCTCTTTGAAGGCAAACTTTATATTGCCCATAGTtgtgagactttggtgaattaccATGATATTCCTATCTGCATATTAAACTCTTTAAGGTAGGAATCCttagtgggctttggtactggctgtaGGGtttccacctttcccaacaaaaaatactggccatgttaagccacacccaaagggggtgtggcttaaccTGGGATGTTAAGCTGCTTTCGTACTCCAAATCATAATGCCCTTATTAGTGctgcccagaattaataatgcctcccAAAATTATTACTGTGAACATTAATGTCTCCATCAGTGCACCCTGGAATTAATGGGCCCATTAGTGCCCACTTCTGTGACTGCCtcctgctgactggaagctcagaaCAGGACCTGTTCTCCAGCGTGAGCAAATAGAGGGGGGTGTGTGTATATTTCTTCTTTGGGGTTAATTTATTATCTCAGACAGACATATTAGGGTTTGTTCTGATAGGTTTTAAATCTGGAGACTTGTGACTTCCCTCCACAAAGATGTAACTTTCTTTATGCGTAAGTAAattagaccagtctaagtgaatatAAACCTGTTGTACTGAAACAACCACTAGATAtcagattatttttttaattttttttccaggacaagttgtactttctaatggcaccatttactgttgcatacaaTGTTGTAGGGAGcgggggaaaaaaatccaaatggggtagaattgcaaAAagtgcaattctgataaaggttcttATTTATCTTACACTGTACACaatgtggtaaaattgacctgttatcttcattctccaggtcagtacagttaGTGATAGTACacttgtgtaattttttttttcttcagtttttataCTGAGAAATTAAAACCTTTTGGGGGGGATGGAGTGACATTTTTGTAATTGTGTAtacagggctgtgtgagggctcacttTTTGCAGGACTAATTGGTATCACTAAAGATCAGATAGAAGTGTGtgttactttttgatcactttttataaaaaaaattattgggtagttcatTACgccatatgccattaatattatattaattgtatgggcattttcgcacacggTGATGcccatggatttttttttattggttaattatttttaaggaaagggggtgatttgaacttttaggctttttaaaaaatatatataaaacttttttttactttttgtccctttggctgacaataactggcaatcattagattgcccactgTGTTCATTGACTATATAGCCATCATTTGCACTATAACAAGACAATGTCGCCACCTAGttgcctgtattggtatagtcctGAAATAACCCAAAGCCTCAAGCAGCCTTTGGAGCTTATTTCATAGATATAACAGGTTCCCTGATCAGTGAAAAGTACTGACCAGGGACCTGGAGATGTCAGGGGTTGGCATCTCCTCCAGGTCCCTTGTCACTCTGTTTACCTTGCAGtagttttttatttcttttgttcAGGGTGGTTTATGCTTTTAGGTCTAATTGGGAATCATTCTCTTGGCACTGGCCGTGTGACCACCATAATATGGCAATTAGTCATTGTGTTATGGAAGGTCTTGTACAGGGTTTTGGATATTTGTTAGTTTTGTGAGGTAAATTATTGACAATTTTGTCGGACCCCAACAGATATAGCATCTCCGAGCTCACAGTACATGATCCAGTGAACTGAGGGGGTACATGCTGCTACAGTACTTCATGCACTACGGCTTATTTTTAAGGATGTTTGTTTTGTAAGAATAATTGACTAATAAACTGATATATTTTTGTGCTCCTGTATATTTGATTCTTTGTGGAATATCACACATTGAACTactcacaatttgttttaattggATAATCGTGAGTCGATCTAGTTTTACCTAACTGGTCAACCTATCCTAGCTGCTGACAGTTTAATTGTGTTCTAATTGGATGTTTACATTTTCAGGATTTTGAACTTCGTCGCTATGAGGAAACTCATTGGGTGACAACTTCACTAAAACAGGACCCTTTTAACATGGGGATGGTGACTAGCTTCAGTCGTCTGTTTATGTATATCAATGGGAAGAATGCTGAAGGTAGGTTGTGTTCTTGTATAAGGCCATATTGTGCAGTTCTCTGTTCTGGAGTACTATTATCATCAAAAGGATTGAAACCCTGACAGAACCAATTATAAGTAAATGCCAACAGTACTGTCTGGCACTGCACCAGAACAATAATGGCAAAGAATATAATGGAATCTAAAGCTAATAAATGGGTTGGCTCATCTCTGATAATGGAAGCATATTGATGGATATATCGAACGGAGCCCTAAAAGTggtgagggcacactgcgcatgtacAGCCGCCCTCTATTTCTATGtggccaccgaaaatagctgagcgctggctcggctacttccgtcaggcccatagaagtgaatgggagcggtggccggtcatgcacgGAGCGCTCCCATTCTCTTCTGTGGGCTGAGTGCTTGGTGACTGgattcctccagccaccactttgtgtGGCTCTAATTTTTGCTATAGGTGCAGCTTCCAGTGGTGGGACTCGCACCTGGAagagaatgggggcatatcctagcgatatgcccccactgtctgagATGAGGCAACAATGGAGCATCCTTGTGTCTAGAGCTTCAAACCATGGCATAATATGGAGATTCTGTATTCTAACAGTAACGTATGGTGATGTAGGAATTTCCCATATAAAGCTATGCATCCAAACCCATGAAGATGTGTATTAACACCAGTCATATAAATGAAAATTGTCTCTGGACTTCACTCAAACAACTTGATGTCTTTAATGTTGTAAAATAAAGTCTAAGTGTGCATATTAGGTAGTTCTGTAGTTGACTTGCAGAACGAGGTGTTAGCCCTGATACAAGGGGTATTGAGATGTAGCTATCCAGTGAGGTGTCTTGGAGGCTTTGTAGACAATATGGCATCAATGTCAGTATGGATTATACAACATAATCTGTTTCCTTTTATAGGGCTGAAGATGAATATGACAGTACCGGTGATGGTATACATGCCATTAAAGCAACCACTTGCTGGTAGTGCCACTATGTCCTTCTTTGTACCACATGAAGTGAAGAAACCTCCGACACCTACAGACCCTGAAGTTTACCTGGATACATATCCTGCAGTTTCTCTATATGTTAAGTAAGTCGCTGCCAGTTTGTGGTCTATTTGTTCTGTTGTAGCAAGCAACATGTAAAGAAAAATCTAAAACTATGGCACACACTGCATGACAAGGGTGAATATACTGTTTATGCCTAAACATATCTTAGGTCCCATTTACACAACCATGTTTcgtggtctgcaaaacacagatccataAGTTACTGACAGTATGCACACAGCATCACGGTGCTGACCCATGACTTacagggttgtccgggttcaaaaCTAATCTGTTTGTACATGTTGTGGTGAAGCACAGGACTTGTCATATCTTGGATGTAGAAGGGCTTCTATAACCATGCAGCAAGATAGGACAAGCTCTAGACGTTGTCACAACATGCGGCGcaaggacccattgaagttaatggattTGTGGTGTGCACACAGCCGGTTTCTGTTCTGTGGGCTCTGTAAATGAGACCTTATACAGGCACATCGAGCAACTGAATGCAGTGGGTCTGATTTCTCAGACCTCACAACCAGCTGAACTTGTCAGGTGAACTGCTGTACAGTATAGGGGCCCCTACACACGTGTGGACTATTACTACTAAAATGTCACACTTTACCTAATCTTTAACTtggcttttttggcaccatgGGGCAGATTTGCTAATGTTTAACAGTGTAAACTTGGATTTATACAGCACCAGATTTATGGTTGCTGGATAAAATATCTGTTTTTAGGCTGTCTACTGTAAGTTTACATTGACTTGGTTTTGCTGCAAAAAAGTTCCAATATTGGTGCAGTCTACTTAAACCACACACTTTCCTACAAACCAATGTACATTTCCAATAAACCACACCACCTTGATAGACGAGACGTAAAAAAGGTTAGAAAACACTAAGTGCAGATTGTTCCAGAACTGATGTATTTTCTGTTTCAGTGTTTTATGTAGTTTTTAATTTCAAACAGTTAAATTACTTTAGTTATATTAGTTAGTGTAAAGCAGAATAACAGTATAATCAGGTTATTGAAGGAGAACATAAGTTCCAATATAATCAGATGACATTCCTTTTATGTAAAGCATCATCCTATTATACTTCAATGAAGCAACCTTCTATTTGGTGCATGCTTCATGTGGTCAGAAAGGTGTAGAAGAGAAAATGAACTGGTAGGTGAGGATAGATGAAATAAAGATGGCAACTAGAGAGAATCTATTTAGGTTtgatatattatataataaaacCTTGGATAATCTGTTGGATTAAACTTTAGCTGTAGGATTGAGGTATAAAGCTTTAACAGTTTTTAGGATGGGGCCAGTAAAAACGACTTACTGTGTGACCATATAATTCCAATGTATTCTGTCAAACTCCTGAGTCCAAAGATagaagcagagaaggcgttcTTTAAATTTCCATCTATTTCTAGATATTTAGAAATCTACATGTGCTATCAGGGCCTTGCCTTCTGGTGACACATCCAACCTCATCTGGTTTTACAAGAAGCAGGATGATATTTTCTAATCTGTGAAATTATTTTGTGTAGATCTTTACATCTGAATTAATAAGAAATTGGTTATTTAGTTAATAATGCTTACCTCCTAGCAGTAGATGGGATTCTTGAATGCAGATAATGTCTGCTCCATTGTTTTGCTTACCTCCAGAGAATGGCATTTATATGGATGACTACAAGAAAATTAGACTAGGACATTCAGtcgcaggtgcacatccataaagctagcatgcaggaAGCAAACAAACCAGTATGGCAGCACATTTCAGGCAAACAATAAAACTGGGAAATGGGATTatactaaattaaagtggtatatctactataaataaaaaattagacgTTCTTTGTGCACATTTTGACCAAATGTGTGTCGGggtccatctaccaggcgtcaaggtggcttctgttagtgttagggacccatgtgCAGAACTATTTCTCCTCAGCCTACAATGTTCATGGCGGTGTAGGAACCAGTTTATATGGATGATTTAAGTCCTTTTACATTTAAAGAGGATCTTTAAAaacctcaggctatgagctgagcgctgcgattggccagcactccagcctaggagaaggagacgcccaggagaacaagagcaggctcctcccagttgagctgaaaatctgaagatactggAGCCTGTGCAGGGagatctccatgtcagcatacttagtttagatttctttttttttattgtaatgaaaggtcctctttaaggagaatACTGGAAGTCATTTTGTGTTGTGAATAGCTTAGTCCAGTCCAAGGATCTATGATAACCATAAGACTTTGATTTGGCTTGACTGGCATAAATCAGTTTGTCAGGTTGGAAGGTCTGAGGATGAGTTGTCCTGTTTAGAGGCCTGGAGCTCCATGTATGGTTGCTTGTAGCTGTGAGGAGCTCCTCTGAAGTGCAGCCATCTCAGACAGAGCTAAGCCCTCCAAACTGGTGTAActtcaatagtaaatctgtctaacaTTTTCCCTATGGTCAATCATTTATGGTTCTGGATGTGAAATCTCCTTGTGTTCCTACTTCTGTGGATTCTTTGGGGAAAGGGGTGTCCTGGatatagtgtaaaataaaaaaaattaagaacttGATGTAATTATGTACTGTTTCTCCTCTGCTGGATGTTCATGTATTTTCACTTTGTCTTTTTCCTCCTCTCCCAGGACTTTTGAAGGATATGCCTCTAACGTTATGTATGTCGAGCAAGCTAAAGCCCTAGCACAGAACCTGGCTGCCCTTGGTCTGCAGTTTGATTATACATACTTTGTACGTGCTGGATACAATTCTCCTTTAGAATTTTTCAGCCGCCACAATGAAGTGTGGTACATGGCAAAGTCCCCTCAGCAGTGGGAATTTCTTGATCTTTCTGCTGCTCAGCCCTGGATGTGATCCTCATGCCTTCTCTTTATACAGCTCAGAGGCCAACGTGCAAAATAGTATGGCTGTTATATCTTCAGCATTGCCTTGTAAGTGTTATGTATGTGCTGTTTTTGTAACTGATTTTGCAGCAATAAAATCTTTGTATAGTGTGGCTTTTCTTGGTTTATATACTTGAGGAGGGGATTTTCTGTGTACATAATAACCCCTGGCAGATGAAGTGGGACAAATACATCATTGTGGGGTTGTATATATGCCAGcagggggacatttattagaCCAGTGTTTTCCAAGATGGTCTTAACTCCCACTGTTGTGCTGGAAGAAGCACAAGTTGTGTAGTCAAAAGCCCCTATGTAAGTTTGGCACTTCTTCCAGCAGTCTTTGTGACAGACATAAAGGGAGTTTTCCAAGACTATATGACCAGTGGGAGGCTGACACCTGGGGACCCCACTAATCATTTgtttgagaaggctgcagcgcttgcagtaatgacacatccatcagtcatgtggcctagccgcagctcagccctatagaaTGTGGATGAGCACAATGCCAAGCACAGATGCTATATGATGTACGGTGCTGTGAGCaccacaaacagctgatcagtgggggtcccaggtgttggacccatatcatcagatactgatgacttattaaGGATAGGTCATAATTTAGAGTCTTGGAAAACCTTTaacaccctgccatatttcaccttaaggaccaggacgtttttggaaacttgacatgtgtcactttatatggtaatatcTTCAgattgcttttacttatccaagtgactccaattgtacttcatgatggtgAGAAATTTTAGTTGATATATTTTGCCTTTTATATAGTAAATTCAAAACTTACAGGAAAATTAAAACTTTACAAAACTCTGCTTTCTCAGGCAGATGGTGGTACATCATGAGTTATTACCTTACATTCCCCATAAATCAACTTttgtgtttgcatcattttgtaaatgtaactaTTTCTTTGGATCTtaaggcttaggcctcatgcacatggccatatgtagaacagtactatccttgaacATAACGGGACATGTTCATATTTAGCGAAACCGAATGCATacggagttttttttttccatgacagcacctgtgagagatcctcccccttccggacaggaaacacgaacttcccagatctttaaattggtcctcTGCCTTCCACCactcagttgtttcctgtccagggACAGGAGGAGTTTCTTCTCAGGTCTGTTTTGGGGCTGCAGGACCTCTAGATTTAAATGACTGAAACCTAATGGAGGTACCTGTTGGTGTAAGTCTCCACTAGGATTTGCTGAGAAGCCCGGCAGTTTCCCTTTAGCGCCATGGGGGGCCGCCTCATCGTCCCTTGCCAGGCCGGCGAAGTTTAGCGTGAGGGGGGAGGAGCATCTGCATTCGGCTGGAAAGGAAGGAGTGTACAACATGGCAGGTGTTGCACAGCCCATTTAAAAAAGGGAATGCCAGCCAGCATGGACGGAGCATCGGCAAGCCAGATTCTCGACCGGATGTCCAGATCTTCCCTAAATTGCCCCATTGAAGCACCAACATGCCGGAAGAATGGGAAGGTCAAATGCACACAGACAGGAGCTGCATTCTGAATCCAGCATGGTACTCCTGGGGGAAATGGGGGTTTTGTGGATCAAAAGAAGGGAATGGAGATCGGATAAGTCAAAAAGCGTGCTGTTTAAATCCAGACCTCAGACTGCGAGTTCCTCTCAGCGAAATATTAACGCAATCGCTTGGGTAAGGAGTATTTTAGAGGAAGGCTACCGCCTAGACTTCAAAAAGCTACCACCCAGGACATTAAAAATCACATCCATAAACCAACATTCTCCAAAACATGGCACTTATGGAAGAAATAAACAACCTCCTGGCCAAAGCAGTCCTTGAAAACTAACAAGGAGAGGGCTTCTATTCGACCCTATTTTTGCTTCCCAAACCCAACGGTACATTCCGACTGATAATAAATCTGAAGAACCTCAACCAATGTCTGATGTACcaaaaattcaggatggagtccATTTCCTCCACAGTCCATCTGTTCCCCAACTGCGTTATGGCCTGAATAGACATAATGCCTACTATCACGTACTAATTCATCAGTCATCTCAGAAATACCTCAGGGTAGCAGTAAAGATGGGGAATTGATTGTCTATCTGCAGTTAAGAGCACTTCCTTCAGGATATCGCAGGCGCCAAGGCTCTTCACGAAACTAATGGCAGAAATAAGATCAGACATCATTATAATcccatacctggacgaccttcTCTTGGTAGGGCAGTCCCCAGATGTGTTAATATCTCAAATACAGGAGGTCCTGGGGACCCTGACAAGTCTCGGCTGATTAATAAATTGGGACAAATCGTTCCTGATTCTTACCTCCAGATGTATTTTCCTAGGTGTCTTACTAGATTCCCAGTTTCTGATATCCTATCTTCCGGTAGAGAAAAGGAGAGCTATTCAGCAGAAAATCAGGGCTTTCAGCAGAACCAAGGAATTGTCTCTAAGAGAAACAATGTCTATTCTGGGTCTGATGATGGCTTGCATTCCTGCTGTGAAGTGGGCCCAATTCAGGTCCAGAATCCTTCAGTTGCACATTTTGTCCAGTTGGGACGGGGAGTTGCTATCCCTGGATCGCAAGATTGTGATCCCTGGGTCAGTGACCCGGTCCCTAACTTGGTGGCTAAAAACACCCAACCTGAGTCAGGGAGTACAATGGTTAAAGCAGGATCCCCTAATAATTACCACTGACGCAAGCCCATTGGGGTGGGGggcccattcagttttttttttttttttccaaggctCTTGGTCAAGAACCCAAAGTGTTCAATCCCAAAATGCCAGGGAGTTAAGGGCAGTCCTGTGCGCATTAAAGGAAAGTCTCCCATCACTGCCTTAAAAACATGTCAAGATCCTATCCAACAATGCTTCAGTAGTAGCATATATCAACAGACAAGGGGACAAGATCTCCTCAGCTAATTCAGCTAGCATCCAGGATCTTTTTATTAAGACAGGGGAAAGCTCTTTCTCTCTCAGCGGTCCATTTGAAAGG
The sequence above is a segment of the Bufo bufo chromosome 4, aBufBuf1.1, whole genome shotgun sequence genome. Coding sequences within it:
- the LOC120999588 gene encoding heme-binding protein 2-like, with product MEDFELRRYEETHWVTTSLKQDPFNMGMVTSFSRLFMYINGKNAEGLKMNMTVPVMVYMPLKQPLAGSATMSFFVPHEVKKPPTPTDPEVYLDTYPAVSLYVKTFEGYASNVMYVEQAKALAQNLAALGLQFDYTYFVRAGYNSPLEFFSRHNEVWYMAKSPQQWEFLDLSAAQPWM